The genomic segment aaaaaatacatccaACGCTGTTGATGAAGATCTGACGGTGTTGACGAAAAACTGATGGTGTTGACAAAAATATGTGTGCATTGCTGATTAATGAACAGATGTGCTTTTCAAATACTATACTAAAACTACTCATTGTTTTTAAAGTACTGTAAAGcaaactataattaagatattgcaCATACACCATTTCcaactattataaattacacCGTTTccaactatcaaaaaaaaaagaacaataaggGAAACCAGGGGCCCTCCTCCCCCAATTTTTTCATCTATCTCCTCTATaccacttcctgctcttcttTTTCTCATCCACCTCTTCTCCTcttcttttcctcttctttttactttgaagtgaggtgtgtgtgtgtgtgtgatgtgtttgcCCTGCACTGCCTACTTTATACTGGGTGTGATCTTAAATTAACAACAATAGTGCAACACATAATCTAAGCTGCGTTTATGCCTTGGGCAGCAGGCGTCGGACATGCTCACGCTCTATGAAGTCCATCACATCAGGGGCTATGCTGTAGATCTCTCGTTTTCTTAATTTGACTGGTGATGCAATTCCCATTAGTTTCACTATGATGTCTTTAACTGGGCAGAAACAGACATCCTTTGTGAGAAGCTTAGGCTGATACTTTGCTGTTGGACCATGGGGATGCAGAAACTCCACTTTCACATCTTGATGCTCAGTATCCACGGCAATGGTCTTGGCTAGCCACCAGTGGTCATCATATACTACTGCTAGCCAGTCTCCATTGTTAAGGCTGCTAACAGTCGTTACTGTCACAGTACCCTCAGGACTTTTCAGAGGCTCCTCATCTAACTCCTCCTCCATTACATCTTCCCCCCCTACCATCTCTTTTTCCATCTCCTCCAACAACATGGCCAAAGGTCTTTTCTTCCCTGCCCTCCTTGTATCACTCTGCTGTTCCTCTGGGTAGCCATGGAAATAGAAGGTAGCTGGGCTGAAGCACTGGCAAACCAACATCTTGCTGCAAAAGCAGGATAGTTGTCTGTGCTGGATCCTGTTCTCATGTGGGATGACCTGGTGTATTTTTCTGGTTGAGGGAACCTGTTTGAGAGGATGCATGAGAAGTGTATCATATCTTTGCATGTCTTCTTCTGCAATGTGATACAGCTGAATGCTCTTCAGACTGTTTGAGACCTTTACAAAGAATGTGTGTCCATCTGTCACATCATTTCCTCTCAGGACCAGGTTGTCAGCTGTTCTTTTCACTGTTCCGCCAATGCCGTCTGGTGTGCCCTTACCATGGGAAGTGGGGAAGAAGTTCCATGTGGCTCTTTCAAACCCAAGTGTAGGTGGGATACAAGACAGAAGGAAAAAATTCTTCTTGTTCTTATATTGTTTACTTGGACCATCAGACCAAAAGTGCACAGTGGTGACCTGTGGATATCTTGTTTTGATATCTTTTAGGACTGGATCCATGTGTGTCCAGATTGCTGCAGCATCCTGTCTCTTTGACTCTGAAAGTGTGCAAAAACCTGCCTTTCCACCCTTAATGTAATACATTCCAGTATGTAGAGTTAGCTGTGGCAGATTTTGTCCAAAATGGCAGGCCTGTACTTCAGATTGATACTTGCATCTCCAGAATTCTGAAAAGTCAACGTGAACAATTGCTGTACTTTCTTCACAAGTCTCAATTGTGTTTCTGTATGCTTTTGACTGGTTTCGGACTAAACACACATGTGTTGTGGTTTCATTTCGGAGTATTTGCTCATAGAGTTTAATTAGCTTTGAAAGACTGCCACTGTGTTGGACGAGTTTAGTGTTGATTCCATTGACTGTCTCTTCTTGAACTCTCTCCCACTGCTTCCACTGAACATGGATTTTGTCTTGCTCTTGGGTTGTAACTGTTCCTTTGTTTACACATCGTGAGCAGGTGCGAAGAAGGCAGGCCTCACTTGCTGGAGAGCAACAAACTAATTGAAAACTGTCATCCAGTTTGTTTGACTTCACAACACCAGACATTCTAAGGACCTCAAGAATTAAGTATGCATTTTCATGCTTTTGACATAGACATGTCTTCCGATCAGATGCTTTTGGTGCTGTAATATAGAATGGTTTCAGAGAACAGAAAGAAGAATAGCTCAGCTTCACAGTAGGGTTACTAATGAGGAAGTCAGAGTGGAGGTTGATCATGGAGTCTGCCAGGATCATTCTCTGCTGCTTTATCTTATTCCTAGTGATGGTGTCAGTCTTATCAGTGGTCACACGTGCAGAGTTCAGAAAAAAATCCTTAACAGTTTCTGTTATACCCTTTAGGAATGTTGGCTTtttctttgtctgtttctttCCTCTTATTAACTTGTAGGTTATCCCAAACTGGTGGATTTGGTGAAGGAGACGATACTTTTTGAGAATCTTGCCTGAAGACACACTTAGTGCTGGTTCCTGACGCCGTGGCCcaggagtttgtttgtttttcttcagctCTCTTCTGAGGATGTTGTGGAATAGAAGGACTTTCTTGATTTTTGGATTCCTAATGTTGCTTTCTGATAGCATCTTCTTTGTTTCTGTGCCTGGGGAGTCAAGTGGTGTTTTATTTGTAGCGTTTCTTCTTCGatatattttctttctcagtTTGTTTCGTTGTTTTGTTACCTTCTTAAGCTTCTCTTTCAAAGTTTTTATTTCTCTTGAATGCCTTTTTCTCGTTTTACtcctctcccttttctgtctaaGAGACTGTCTGCTGTGTCTGGCATTATATTCTTGAATATCCTGATCTTGCGGACTATCTGGAGGGGTGTGTGCCCTCAGCACTGCATCTTCAATGGATCTTTTCTCTCTAGACCTTTTCTGTGCCTCTCTCCAATACTTTCTCTGATTCCTCTTTGCCCTGTCTCCCATCTCGtctatttgtattacttttttgtcTTTAACTCTCTTCTTCCACCTTTGTCTTTCCTTCTCTTGCAGAGCATGCTTGCTCTCTTGGTCACTGTTTaatttttctcttctctttcgTTGGTACTCTCTATTTCTTCTCCTTTGATCCTCAACTGACAATTTCTGTCTAGCCATGCTTTCCtaaaatacaaattgaaataaagaaaaaattacttGAATAAGAGTATAGAATCAGATTTCTTGAATAGTGGATGGATGTAAAATCCTCAAGGTGCAGTATGTAGTTTTCATATAAAATCTACACACTGGCTTCTCATTCCTCTATCTCTgtgtctatatatacacacacatacagtatatatgtaaagtatgtaagtatatatatatatatatatatatatatatatatatatatatatatatatatatattatatataaataacatgttACACAATAACAAGCAGACCACTGCCTGCCCATTCTTTACAAGTCAGATGCGTATGgttaaataatgtaatgcaagctaaatgtgcatttaagtgtaaataaaaccctgaaataatagtttaatctTATACTATATTTACAAACAATATTATAATCGCACATTGAGAGGTTATTGGTGGATTTGTCAACTCCATCAGCTTACAGGTCAACTCCGTCAGACATAGAACCTGACGGAGTTGACGTCTGACGGAGTTGACATAAGGGCATGTATTTTCCCTCCAAAACATGTATTGTACACTACAGCTAGGTAGTTTTTCCTCAGTTGCTAGCTGTCCCAATAACCTCACTAAAATACTTAAATTCAATCCACTGTGGTTTATAAAAAGTATCTTAACAGAAAGATGGTGTTGACATGGTGCAGCTGTGACCATAGGAATATTGACATTGTTTgtctaatatattaaaaaaatgtaaacataccaGAGCATGTGTGGTAGTGCTGCATTCACCACAGGCAGGGAGATGAAAAGGGGTCCTCAGGGATATAGCTGACCTGAATTTCCTGATTTAAatagctttattaaaaaaatctgacgGAGTTGACAGAAACTGAGGACACAACTTTAATAGGTAGATTTTTATGGAAAATATAGTTTGATGTTCACTTCatgcattgttttttatatttatacctcTTATTTTTTATTGGCTATATATGTTTTCACAATTTTAGagcttttttaaagttttttggtATGATTAATATTGTGACCGCTTGCTGAGGACAAGTGCAATAACATGGACCTTCTAACCACAgaccacacattaaaaaaaaaaacccaaaaagataaaaaagtttATTCTAAAAATTACATGGGTATATACAATTCCTTTAGATTTAACTTTGTAATTATGTCAATCatgatgattttttaaatttttgctaTAAATTAGACTTTTCTATATGGGACATGTTTTGTCCCAACTCTCAAGaatcagtgatatatatatatatacacacaaacacacacacacacacacacacacagggatggTGTAAAATTGTTGACATTGTTTTAACACTACATGGTGACAAAATAACTctgctgttgttatttttaagaCCGTATCAGTGTGAAATTTAAGTGTATTTTCAAAGTTCACCCAAAGTGGCGTAAAAGGCCACGCCTCCACTTAACGTTAGGCCACCGGTCTGTGTCCACCTTTTTCTTTTAGTTGAAGCCAAAGGTGAAGAAAAAGCAGGTAAATCAGATTCTCACATGATATTGCTaaattaaatgcttatttttataTCCACGGGGCCATGCACATGAGTAGATGTCATGGACAACGTTGATCAAATCGTTCCCTTGTTAAGTGAAATCGGGGCCACGTTGTACTAATTTAATACCTGAGTAATTCAGATCATGGACGCGATTTAAAAATGGACTAACATTATCTGTCCATGATTTACCTAAAACGAATATACAAATCAATAAATCGTAAATTTAAAGGAACAGGAATGCTATCGTTCTATAATCCTTCACCATATTTACTGTGCTGTGCCCAAGTTTAGGCAACTCAAACACTTGTGTACATGAGCAGAGACCAGACCTGAGATTTTATAATAGCCACAGCTCACATACATATTGATAAATTCCAAGTTTTGCACTGAAACAACCATATGACCAATTTTCTGTGGTACGTTCATTTCGTAAATGAGGCccaatgtgtattataaatgGACTTAATCCCAAATAATATTCTGATCACAATGTTAAAAAATCTCTCAATACATGTGTGACTTTAATTATATCATACttatctgaattacttttttttttttacattttatttgattagatttctgtttatgtattACTTGCATTTGAAAATAATGGCAAGTGATTTGAAATATTATCATTTCAGTATGTTGAAACATGAAATTGAATTGTATTTGTTCAACTTGCCGCATTGAGCCAATGTGGTTCTTAAAAACTCTGCAGGAGTTGATTTATGATGCTGATATTTTTGATGAGCTTGTGAGAACATCTAAGGTTTCCTTCCCTAAATGATGTAAGTGCTGATACCTTATCAATATTCTTACCAACTTTTGTATATCAAAGACTGGTTTATTTGAATTCATactttgttttttatatacaGCTGGTTCATGCATTGCTGCACTCAAAACCAGGAGGCTCTGATATATTGAAGGAGTATGAACAAACAAAGAGTCTGTCTGACAAGACACTgttagattttgctgtatttggctTAGCAGTAGTTTGGGTATCTCATcaatgtactagatttctctaatacataGTAGCAGTAGCAGTGTAGCAGTTCCTCAGCAGTGTTGTTAGCATGTCATCCTTCAAACAATCTTAACCCAAGGTACTGTCTGTGAGAACAGACCTTTAtacctgttaacaaatgtgcttcaaacaatacaataacacccCATGGAGAGCCAATgacagtgtaaccttttaatgacgtgaaaggatctctcccatggagagcccattCATTGATCTGATGTTGACCTAAGAGGCTGATTATATGGGccatgtaagggaaacaggtcaatttagctcaaagggaatcattgaagattttaaaggaaatttgaacagaatcactgtttcacggctgatcattgagacgccctgcgattcactaaACGAGCCATTTAACATTAAATTGTTTGTCTTaaacagtttaagacattacagtaacttgtaagcacaaaataTAAGATACTTCCCATTTTTAATATGAATTAGGCTTTATTAGACAGAAattaatctaacacataagcacataagttgcaggaagatagaaagttagggaagaataagtttaagagaatgaaaatgtgaaatcccaagtttacagcaatacgtgagattgcataaacatgaacagccatcaatcacttaattaaccattgcactgagttcctcaatgaggttaaaattatattagatacaccagtatagATCAGTCTGGAGGTACTTGcattgcctgtgtaaaggggTTTCCCgatgttgctgattggctggtaGTTCAGTAGTCATTAAAGTGACATCTTGGGATAAGCatgtggttgggcgttggctgacaatgcagagttgtgtgggctttatgaagttgaacgggcattcGAGGTCAGACTTGGAGACAcggcattacaaaacttaactcagaacacaaaactaaaGTAAACgaagtaaagtttgatgagactaggtggtgtttcttctcatcgtggctaagtagcagcaggtgtGCAGACCGAAGCATGCTGGAACCGTGCTCAAAGAATGCTAACGGTGATGACTAAAGGCAAAACTACAAGCTAATAGCTAAAAACTGGCATGACTGATAGGAAAAGCTATACGTAGTCCGAATTTTCCCaatcttgcagggtataattttggacatgattcctataacaataatatgatacatttgacaaataac from the Carassius auratus strain Wakin chromosome 49, ASM336829v1, whole genome shotgun sequence genome contains:
- the LOC113066044 gene encoding uncharacterized protein LOC113066044; the protein is MARQKLSVEDQRRRNREYQRKRREKLNSDQESKHALQEKERQRWKKRVKDKKVIQIDEMGDRAKRNQRKYWREAQKRSREKRSIEDAVLRAHTPPDSPQDQDIQEYNARHSRQSLRQKRERSKTRKRHSREIKTLKEKLKKVTKQRNKLRKKIYRRRNATNKTPLDSPGTETKKMLSESNIRNPKIKKVLLFHNILRRELKKNKQTPGPRRQEPALSVSSGKILKKYRLLHQIHQFGITYKLIRGKKQTKKKPTFLKGITETVKDFFLNSARVTTDKTDTITRNKIKQQRMILADSMINLHSDFLISNPTVKLSYSSFCSLKPFYITAPKASDRKTCLCQKHENAYLILEVLRMSGVVKSNKLDDSFQLVCCSPASEACLLRTCSRCVNKGTVTTQEQDKIHVQWKQWERVQEETVNGINTKLVQHSGSLSKLIKLYEQILRNETTTHVCLVRNQSKAYRNTIETCEESTAIVHVDFSEFWRCKYQSEVQACHFGQNLPQLTLHTGMYYIKGGKAGFCTLSESKRQDAAAIWTHMDPVLKDIKTRYPQVTTVHFWSDGPSKQYKNKKNFFLLSCIPPTLGFERATWNFFPTSHGKGTPDGIGGTVKRTADNLVLRGNDVTDGHTFFVKVSNSLKSIQLYHIAEEDMQRYDTLLMHPLKQVPSTRKIHQVIPHENRIQHRQLSCFCSKMLVCQCFSPATFYFHGYPEEQQSDTRRAGKKRPLAMLLEEMEKEMVGGEDVMEEELDEEPLKSPEGTVTVTTVSSLNNGDWLAVVYDDHWWLAKTIAVDTEHQDVKVEFLHPHGPTAKYQPKLLTKDVCFCPVKDIIVKLMGIASPVKLRKREIYSIAPDVMDFIEREHVRRLLPKA